In a single window of the Streptomyces cinnabarinus genome:
- a CDS encoding DUF2238 domain-containing protein, whose protein sequence is MSAIHPNVSPSPDAGPAAARRLPAVLALFVAAALVVSAFGAKDPATWLLETVWVMVGLPLAVLLRRRFPLSGLLCGLLAVHALVLVVGGHYTYAEVPAGDWVRDWFGLERNPYDRFGHLMQGFVPAILVRELLVRTSPLRGSRWLAPLTVCACLAFSTVFEMLEWAAAVIGGQAADAFLATQGDVWDTQWDMFCALIGATCSLLILGRLHDRSLTRLASAAKG, encoded by the coding sequence ATGTCCGCCATCCACCCGAACGTCAGCCCGTCGCCGGACGCGGGCCCGGCCGCCGCCCGCCGACTGCCTGCCGTGCTCGCGCTCTTCGTCGCCGCGGCGCTCGTGGTGTCCGCGTTCGGCGCCAAGGACCCGGCCACCTGGCTGCTGGAGACGGTGTGGGTGATGGTGGGCCTGCCGCTGGCGGTCCTGCTGCGCCGACGGTTCCCGCTGAGCGGCCTGCTGTGCGGTCTGCTGGCCGTGCACGCGCTCGTCCTCGTGGTGGGCGGGCACTACACCTACGCGGAGGTCCCCGCCGGTGACTGGGTGCGTGACTGGTTCGGCCTGGAGCGCAACCCCTACGACCGCTTCGGTCACCTCATGCAGGGCTTCGTGCCGGCGATCCTCGTCCGGGAACTCCTTGTCCGCACATCGCCGTTGCGCGGCAGCCGCTGGCTCGCTCCCTTGACCGTCTGTGCCTGCCTCGCCTTCAGCACGGTCTTCGAGATGCTGGAGTGGGCGGCGGCCGTGATCGGCGGACAGGCCGCCGACGCGTTCCTGGCCACCCAGGGCGATGTGTGGGACACCCAGTGGGACATGTTCTGCGCGCTGATCGGCGCCACCTGCTCACTGCTGATCCTCGGCCGCCTGCACGACCGGAGCCTGACCCGCCTGGCGTCTGCGGCGAAGGGCTGA
- a CDS encoding AraC family transcriptional regulator yields the protein METTRTIEVAAREQTDLWSERVGTYQTRMDYRYGRAEVFRGEMTRRRSDTYQVVTWHSDQIEYARTPGLIRQEPDPDYRFLFPLSGEMRLRQDDQEVRLAPGTGSLFTLGAPFELRHGASLRGVIMSIPAQEIDGPLNRKAPLATGFDLTKGLGRVVHAVMRSLDEEYEHLTTPQFDAVCDRVVELLRMLACGDDRPGAPGQLTEVEAMVRRYVRDHAADPGLSGTSMARALGWSLRQIQLALQQVGTTPRDLIREERLRLVRERLLCADCDHMTITDLAHASGFSSASAMSTAFHRRFGVSPREMRHKAR from the coding sequence GTGGAGACGACGAGGACCATCGAGGTCGCGGCACGCGAGCAGACCGACCTGTGGAGTGAGCGCGTCGGGACCTACCAGACCCGGATGGACTACCGATACGGGCGCGCCGAGGTCTTCCGCGGTGAGATGACCCGTCGGCGCAGCGACACCTACCAGGTCGTCACCTGGCACAGCGACCAGATCGAGTACGCCCGCACACCGGGCCTGATCCGCCAGGAGCCGGACCCCGACTACCGGTTCCTCTTCCCGCTCTCGGGCGAGATGCGGCTGCGGCAGGACGACCAGGAGGTGCGCCTGGCACCGGGCACGGGCAGCCTGTTCACCCTGGGCGCGCCGTTCGAACTCCGGCACGGCGCGTCCCTGCGCGGGGTCATCATGTCGATCCCGGCCCAGGAGATCGACGGCCCGCTGAACCGGAAGGCGCCGCTGGCCACCGGTTTCGATCTCACCAAGGGGCTGGGCCGCGTGGTGCACGCCGTGATGCGCAGCCTGGACGAGGAGTACGAGCACCTCACCACCCCGCAGTTCGACGCCGTCTGCGACCGGGTCGTCGAACTGCTCCGCATGCTTGCCTGCGGCGACGACCGCCCCGGCGCCCCGGGGCAGCTGACCGAGGTCGAGGCCATGGTCCGCCGCTACGTGCGCGACCACGCCGCCGACCCCGGCCTGTCCGGTACGTCCATGGCCCGCGCCCTGGGCTGGTCCCTCCGCCAGATCCAGCTCGCCCTCCAGCAGGTGGGCACCACGCCCCGCGACCTGATCCGTGAGGAGCGCCTGCGCCTGGTCCGCGAGCGCCTCCTGTGTGCCGACTGCGACCACATGACGATCACGGACCTGGCGCACGCCTCGGGCTTCTCCTCGGCCAGCGCCATGAGCACCGCCTTCCACCGCCGCTTCGGGGTCAGCCCCCGGGAGATGCGCCACAAGGCCCGCTGA
- a CDS encoding ATP-binding protein, whose translation MTERIPEAVIWCLAVGLIAVAVLLVRERGISARQRTRNAELKDGLRARDEELRHLVAARLPALEDAPHPQAPAVGLLDGRLADTEFAKCLDGVLERFAGAVEHARSRADQSAKAALKASMRSIQALANEQQVSIAEMQDRHDNPGVLRDLLEIDHANAQFGRRAQAIAVLCGSWPGRQRATSALIEAVRGATSRIRDYRRIRINGEVDIAVRSRAVEPVVLAVAELLDNAARHSQPGTNVEVTVQTVHNGACVVIDDAGVGMDARAAEHAAELLAGTHAVDVTRLGDPPRFGFAVIGALTERYGFNVSVDTLSPYGGVRAVVFLPAALLTHLDADPVGAPADLDPAPAPAAEPEPTPEPRPEPAEATTLGGLPKRRRRSARQPAPQPAPADEVGGRSAEENARRMGAFARGTSSGRAARHTLHENEGNSQE comes from the coding sequence ATGACGGAACGGATACCGGAGGCGGTGATCTGGTGCCTGGCCGTGGGCCTGATCGCCGTCGCCGTGCTGCTCGTGCGCGAACGCGGCATCAGCGCGCGGCAGCGCACACGGAACGCCGAGCTCAAGGACGGCCTGCGGGCCCGGGACGAGGAACTCCGCCACCTCGTCGCGGCCCGGCTCCCCGCCCTGGAGGACGCGCCCCATCCGCAGGCCCCGGCCGTCGGTCTGCTGGACGGCCGGCTCGCCGACACGGAGTTCGCGAAATGCCTCGACGGCGTACTGGAACGGTTCGCCGGCGCCGTGGAGCACGCCCGCTCGCGCGCCGACCAGTCGGCCAAAGCCGCCCTGAAGGCGTCCATGCGCTCCATCCAGGCCCTGGCCAACGAGCAACAGGTGTCGATCGCCGAGATGCAGGACCGGCACGACAACCCCGGCGTGCTGCGCGACCTGCTGGAGATCGACCACGCCAACGCCCAGTTCGGCCGCCGGGCCCAGGCCATCGCCGTACTGTGCGGCTCCTGGCCCGGCCGCCAGCGCGCCACCTCCGCGCTCATCGAGGCGGTCCGCGGCGCCACCTCCCGCATCCGCGACTACCGGCGCATCCGCATCAACGGCGAGGTCGACATCGCCGTGCGCAGCCGGGCTGTCGAACCCGTGGTGCTCGCGGTCGCCGAGCTGCTCGACAACGCCGCACGTCACTCGCAGCCGGGCACGAACGTCGAGGTCACCGTCCAGACCGTGCACAACGGCGCCTGTGTCGTGATCGACGACGCCGGGGTCGGCATGGACGCGCGGGCCGCCGAGCACGCCGCCGAGCTGCTCGCCGGCACCCACGCGGTCGATGTCACCCGGCTCGGCGACCCGCCCCGCTTCGGCTTCGCCGTCATCGGAGCGCTCACCGAGCGGTACGGGTTCAACGTCTCCGTGGACACGCTCTCCCCGTACGGCGGTGTACGCGCCGTGGTGTTCCTGCCGGCCGCGCTGCTCACCCACCTGGACGCGGATCCCGTCGGTGCTCCGGCCGACCTCGATCCCGCACCCGCACCCGCGGCTGAACCGGAGCCCACACCTGAACCCCGCCCCGAACCCGCGGAGGCGACCACGCTCGGTGGCCTGCCCAAGCGCCGTCGCCGCTCCGCACGGCAACCCGCGCCGCAGCCCGCCCCGGCCGACGAGGTCGGCGGCCGCTCCGCCGAGGAGAACGCCCGGCGCATGGGCGCCTTCGCACGCGGCACCAGCTCCGGCCGGGCCGCCCGGCACACGCTCCACGAAAACGAAGGGAACAGCCAAGAATGA
- a CDS encoding roadblock/LC7 domain-containing protein, with translation MTGPTDNTLGWMLDEVLKVPRARHAILLSADGMLRAFSKDIDRDDAERLAAGLSGVQSISRSTAEFCGTPNTPWRQTLIEFAHGYVFLVAAGEGAYLAVSTGEDVDMEAVTYRMHKLVDRLGKELTSPARQDTGSPQ, from the coding sequence ATGACCGGGCCGACCGACAACACGTTGGGCTGGATGCTGGACGAGGTGCTGAAGGTCCCGCGGGCGCGGCACGCGATCCTGCTCTCCGCCGACGGCATGCTCCGCGCCTTCTCCAAGGACATCGACCGGGACGACGCCGAACGGCTGGCCGCGGGCCTGTCCGGGGTCCAGTCGATCAGCCGCAGCACGGCCGAGTTCTGCGGCACCCCGAACACCCCGTGGCGGCAGACCCTGATCGAGTTCGCGCACGGCTATGTCTTCCTGGTCGCCGCCGGCGAGGGCGCCTACCTCGCGGTCTCCACCGGAGAGGACGTCGACATGGAGGCGGTCACCTACCGCATGCACAAGCTCGTCGACCGGCTCGGCAAGGAACTGACCAGTCCCGCCCGGCAGGACACCGGCAGCCCGCAATGA
- a CDS encoding DUF742 domain-containing protein: MTPRRRPTDRLVRSYVVTDGRAHPTRNTLDLVTLLIAADDLPLTGLNPEKRRLMELCRPGALSVAEVAGHLSLPVGVTKVLIADLMDSGHIVTRAPIPAARPADARILQEVLDALRARL, from the coding sequence ATGACTCCCCGGCGCCGCCCCACAGACCGGCTGGTGCGGTCGTACGTCGTCACGGACGGCCGCGCCCACCCCACCCGCAACACCCTGGACCTGGTCACCCTGCTGATCGCGGCCGACGATCTGCCGCTGACCGGACTCAACCCGGAAAAGCGCAGGCTCATGGAGCTGTGCCGGCCCGGTGCCCTGTCCGTCGCCGAGGTGGCCGGACACCTGTCGCTGCCGGTGGGGGTGACCAAGGTGCTGATCGCCGACCTCATGGACAGCGGTCACATCGTCACCCGCGCGCCGATCCCCGCCGCCCGCCCGGCCGACGCCCGAATCCTCCAGGAGGTGCTCGATGCACTCCGCGCCCGCCTCTGA
- a CDS encoding GTP-binding protein produces the protein MHSAPASDDVYLKPSVQTAVKLLIVGHFAVGKTTFVGTLSEIRPLRTEEVMTEAGALVDDLAGMRDKKTTTVALDFGRLTLNDRLVLYLFGTPGQQRFTRLWQDMTRGALGALVLADTRRLSQSFEVMGVLEEHGLPYAVAVNQFPGAADHQLDEVREALDLLPETPLVRCDARDRVSSTRALISLVEYLLTRTGPLEHA, from the coding sequence ATGCACTCCGCGCCCGCCTCTGACGACGTCTATCTGAAGCCCAGTGTGCAGACGGCGGTCAAGCTGCTGATCGTGGGCCACTTCGCGGTCGGCAAGACCACGTTCGTCGGCACGCTCTCCGAGATCCGGCCGCTGCGCACCGAGGAGGTCATGACCGAGGCCGGCGCCCTCGTCGACGACCTGGCGGGCATGCGGGACAAGAAGACCACCACGGTCGCCCTCGACTTCGGTCGGCTCACCCTCAACGACCGCCTGGTGCTCTATCTGTTCGGCACCCCGGGCCAGCAGCGCTTCACCCGGCTGTGGCAGGACATGACACGCGGCGCGCTCGGCGCGCTCGTCCTCGCCGACACCCGCCGCCTCAGCCAGTCGTTCGAGGTCATGGGCGTACTGGAGGAGCACGGACTGCCGTACGCGGTCGCCGTCAACCAGTTCCCCGGCGCCGCCGACCACCAGCTCGACGAGGTGCGCGAAGCCCTCGACCTGCTGCCCGAGACCCCCCTCGTGCGCTGCGACGCCCGCGACCGGGTCTCCTCCACGCGGGCTCTCATCAGCCTCGTCGAGTACCTCCTCACCCGCACCGGCCCCTTGGAGCACGCGTGA
- a CDS encoding cytochrome P450 → MTTASPVPPPVPPPGCPAHESLYGPEFAADPAAVYRRLRDVGPIAPVELAPGVRASLVVGYDAALHVLRGTETFSKDARRWKDLADGTVPADSPVVPMMMYRPNALWADGTEHRRLRGAITDSLARIDSATLRGHVEASADTLIDRIAPAGRADLLGEYAQVLPLLVFNRLFGCPADYGERLVRGMSGIFDGVDAEQANELLATTLLDLVTLKRRRPGPDVTSWLMAHSAELTDEEMVHSLVLLMGAGTEPQQNLIANSLRLLLSDDRFAGSLSGGSLPVEEALDEVLWTDPPMANYAVHYPVHDVVYEGSLLRAGHPLVVSLAAANTDPALTTDQRAGNRAHLAWSAGPHNCPAQSPARLIAAVAVEKLLDRLPDVELAVPVEDLAWRPGPFHRALAALPVTYPPTAVTPVAAPEASPVQGAAPTPRPSAAPEVTRARRGWAARLLGWWRGE, encoded by the coding sequence GTGACCACCGCATCCCCCGTACCCCCGCCCGTCCCACCGCCGGGCTGCCCCGCGCACGAGTCCCTGTACGGGCCCGAGTTCGCCGCCGACCCGGCCGCCGTCTACCGGCGGCTGCGCGACGTCGGCCCGATCGCGCCGGTCGAGCTGGCGCCCGGGGTGCGGGCCTCGCTCGTCGTCGGATACGACGCCGCCCTGCACGTGCTGCGCGGCACCGAGACGTTCTCCAAGGACGCTCGCCGCTGGAAGGACCTGGCGGACGGCACCGTTCCCGCGGACAGCCCGGTCGTGCCGATGATGATGTACCGGCCGAACGCGCTGTGGGCCGACGGCACGGAACACCGCAGGCTGCGCGGCGCCATCACGGACAGCCTGGCCCGGATCGACTCCGCCACCCTGCGCGGCCACGTCGAGGCGAGCGCCGACACGCTCATCGACCGTATCGCCCCGGCCGGACGGGCGGACCTGCTCGGCGAGTACGCCCAGGTGCTTCCCCTGCTGGTGTTCAACCGGCTGTTCGGCTGCCCGGCCGACTACGGGGAGCGGCTGGTGCGCGGCATGTCCGGGATCTTCGACGGGGTGGACGCCGAGCAGGCCAACGAACTGCTCGCGACGACCCTGCTGGACCTCGTCACGCTGAAGCGACGGCGGCCTGGCCCGGATGTGACGTCCTGGCTGATGGCCCACTCCGCCGAACTCACCGACGAGGAGATGGTGCACTCCCTCGTCCTGCTCATGGGCGCGGGCACCGAGCCGCAGCAGAACCTGATCGCCAACAGCCTGCGGCTGCTGCTCTCCGACGACCGGTTCGCGGGCAGCCTCTCCGGTGGCAGCCTGCCGGTGGAGGAGGCCCTGGACGAGGTGCTGTGGACCGACCCGCCCATGGCCAACTACGCCGTGCACTACCCGGTCCATGACGTCGTGTACGAAGGCTCGCTGCTGCGGGCGGGCCATCCGCTGGTGGTCAGTCTCGCCGCGGCGAACACCGACCCCGCCCTGACGACCGATCAGCGTGCGGGCAACCGCGCCCACTTGGCGTGGAGCGCGGGCCCGCACAACTGCCCGGCGCAGAGTCCGGCCCGGCTGATCGCGGCGGTGGCCGTGGAGAAGCTGCTCGACCGGCTTCCCGACGTCGAACTCGCCGTACCGGTGGAGGACCTGGCGTGGCGGCCGGGGCCCTTCCACCGCGCGCTGGCCGCGCTGCCGGTGACGTATCCGCCGACCGCTGTCACTCCGGTTGCCGCCCCCGAGGCGTCGCCCGTGCAGGGCGCCGCGCCGACACCCCGCCCGTCCGCGGCGCCCGAGGTCACTCGTGCACGGCGCGGATGGGCCGCCCGGCTGCTGGGGTGGTGGCGTGGCGAGTGA
- a CDS encoding cytochrome P450 family protein, protein MGHPRPLVIDPTGRDIHGEATRIRERGPVTLVELPGGVRAWAVSSPDLLKRLLTDPRVSKDPRRHWPQWINGEISPEWPLFTWVAVQNMFTAYGGEHKRLRALVSKAFTARRTAALRPRIEEITAALLERIEEAGRHGSQVVDLREEFCYPLPIAVISELFGLPEEQGAELRAVVDGVFHTSATPEEVTDNYARLYAALGELVALKRKSPGDDLTSALIEARDEGDARLSEQELLDTLVLMVSAGHETTVNLIDNAIHLLLTHPEQLAHVRSGRVTWEDVVEEALRVEAPVASLPLRYAVEDLKLSEFGGPDGAVIGKGEAVLAAYAAAGRHPGKYGEDADRFDVTRADKEHLAFGYGVHFCLGAPLGRLEAHIALRALFDRFPGLRLTASKDELEPVDSFISNGHRTLPVQLS, encoded by the coding sequence ATGGGACACCCCCGCCCCTTAGTGATCGACCCGACCGGTCGGGACATCCACGGCGAGGCCACCCGGATCCGCGAGCGCGGACCGGTGACCCTCGTGGAACTGCCCGGCGGCGTCCGGGCCTGGGCCGTCAGCAGCCCCGACCTCCTCAAGCGCCTGCTCACCGACCCACGCGTGTCCAAGGACCCACGCCGGCACTGGCCCCAGTGGATCAACGGTGAGATCTCCCCGGAATGGCCGCTGTTCACCTGGGTCGCGGTGCAGAACATGTTCACCGCCTACGGGGGCGAGCACAAACGGCTGCGCGCCCTGGTCTCCAAGGCGTTCACCGCACGGCGCACGGCGGCGCTCCGGCCGCGGATCGAGGAGATCACCGCGGCCCTGCTGGAGCGGATCGAGGAGGCCGGACGGCACGGCAGCCAAGTCGTCGATCTGCGCGAGGAGTTCTGCTATCCGCTGCCGATCGCGGTGATCAGCGAGCTCTTCGGACTGCCCGAGGAGCAGGGTGCGGAACTGAGGGCCGTCGTGGACGGCGTGTTCCACACCTCCGCCACCCCGGAGGAGGTCACCGACAACTACGCGCGGCTGTATGCGGCGCTCGGCGAACTCGTCGCCCTGAAGCGGAAATCGCCCGGCGACGACCTGACCTCCGCGCTCATCGAGGCCCGTGACGAAGGCGACGCGCGGCTGAGCGAGCAGGAGTTGCTCGACACCTTGGTGCTCATGGTGAGCGCCGGCCACGAGACCACGGTCAACCTGATCGACAACGCCATCCACCTCCTGCTGACCCACCCGGAGCAACTCGCCCACGTCCGCTCCGGCCGGGTCACCTGGGAGGACGTGGTCGAGGAGGCACTGCGCGTGGAAGCACCCGTCGCCAGTCTGCCGCTGCGCTACGCCGTCGAGGACCTGAAGCTCAGCGAGTTCGGCGGCCCGGACGGGGCGGTGATCGGCAAGGGCGAGGCCGTCCTCGCCGCGTACGCGGCCGCCGGACGTCACCCGGGGAAGTACGGCGAGGACGCCGACCGGTTCGACGTCACCCGCGCCGACAAGGAGCACCTCGCCTTCGGCTACGGCGTGCACTTCTGCCTGGGCGCCCCACTGGGCCGACTGGAGGCCCACATCGCGCTCCGGGCGCTCTTCGACCGCTTCCCCGGGCTCCGGCTCACCGCGTCCAAGGACGAGTTGGAGCCGGTCGACTCCTTCATCTCCAACGGCCACCGCACCCTTCCGGTCCAGCTGTCCTGA
- a CDS encoding helix-turn-helix transcriptional regulator — translation MTYGTEQPPIIGRQAECQRLAAAVGACRGGCGGAVLLTGGHGIGKTTLLRYASQLAHGFRMVRADGVPAEQNLAYGAVQRLVKPLALDIPQLPSQSREVLERLLLGHVSSPGERTLIGVAVLALLAQASGHTPVLVVVDDLHRVDAESRYSIGFVARRLSSEKALILAATESHTCAAGSGVPLLRLARLSDQDCLTLIARNRCSPVALTVREVLLHEADGNPLVLLELLRTLTPAELSRLPRLPDPLPLPPRPARLWLTEFRRLPEDCRKLVLLLAAEPGLDPLTLLRVARRTSIDPSALKPAEAAGLLTVSRTAISFRHDYLGRAIHQGSDLAELHWAHGELARAFTDTHDDRRYWHEAALRSETDADLADELEQQATHARQYGSPAHAAALMERSAQLSREDHRRGRRLVTAADYCHRAGQPRRAARLLDRAETLTGGDQPALRGRIAYLKGVISVQHTAAPDACAELLTAADLLAGDDPSQAVKALVAAGEAGLHAGNAALCAQAGRRAQALLSGSARRETEPASRWAVDVLLAVADTLRGRPATAVPRLREHLDTAPQTEDPLLLAWASHGALFIADDARARALAGRAVALARTAGDTPAMVHAMQYLSYPECWLSGPGTATLTATEALRLARETGQLTCVRNLMGILMLAAGVTGDTGTCGQYADRVVGEGQAHGLGLASSLGLWGLAHLDLASGNWAEAAAKLRRLVRTRLGHPGVAIEAVPSYVEAAVRAGDPQRAQRAAAAFAPWAEAIGRGWPIALAARCRALLGTGDMEHDFRRALRLHPVGDRELELARTCLLYGEYLNRERRRADARAQLREAADIFRRHQARLWLDRARAELRATGDDWNSAEDEVPAPDARCAAALTSRQHQIVRLVAQGATNKEVAARLYLSPRTVDYHLRRVFERLGITSRADLIRRCGAGSASHP, via the coding sequence ATGACGTACGGAACCGAGCAACCCCCCATCATCGGCAGACAGGCCGAGTGCCAGCGGCTCGCGGCGGCGGTGGGCGCCTGCCGCGGAGGCTGCGGCGGCGCCGTGCTTCTGACCGGTGGCCATGGCATCGGCAAGACCACGCTGCTGCGCTACGCGTCCCAACTGGCCCATGGCTTCCGCATGGTCAGGGCCGACGGGGTACCGGCGGAGCAGAACCTGGCGTACGGAGCGGTGCAGCGGCTGGTCAAGCCGCTGGCTCTCGACATCCCCCAACTGCCGTCCCAGTCCCGTGAGGTGCTGGAGCGGCTGCTGCTCGGGCACGTCTCGTCGCCCGGAGAGCGAACCCTCATCGGCGTCGCCGTGCTGGCGCTCCTGGCGCAGGCGAGCGGCCACACTCCGGTGCTGGTCGTCGTGGACGATCTGCACCGGGTCGACGCCGAGTCCCGGTACTCCATCGGCTTCGTGGCCCGCAGGCTCAGCTCCGAGAAGGCCCTGATACTGGCCGCGACGGAAAGCCACACGTGCGCCGCCGGGTCAGGAGTGCCGCTACTCCGCCTCGCGAGGCTGAGCGACCAGGACTGCCTGACGCTCATCGCACGGAACCGGTGCTCTCCAGTGGCGCTCACGGTTCGCGAGGTACTCCTCCATGAAGCCGACGGCAATCCCCTGGTTCTGCTGGAGTTGCTGCGGACGCTCACCCCCGCAGAGCTGAGCCGGCTGCCGCGGCTGCCCGACCCCTTGCCCCTCCCACCTCGCCCGGCGCGCCTCTGGCTCACCGAGTTCCGTCGGCTTCCCGAGGACTGCCGGAAGCTGGTGTTACTGCTGGCCGCGGAACCGGGTCTGGACCCCCTGACCCTCCTCCGCGTCGCCCGACGGACGAGCATCGACCCGTCAGCCCTGAAACCGGCCGAGGCCGCGGGCCTGCTCACCGTCTCCAGGACCGCGATCTCATTCCGGCACGACTACCTCGGCCGGGCCATCCACCAGGGATCGGATCTCGCCGAACTGCACTGGGCACACGGCGAATTGGCGCGTGCCTTCACCGACACGCACGACGATCGTCGTTACTGGCACGAGGCGGCACTGCGGTCGGAGACAGACGCCGACCTGGCCGACGAGCTGGAGCAACAGGCCACCCACGCACGTCAGTACGGCAGCCCGGCCCACGCGGCGGCGCTCATGGAACGCTCGGCCCAGCTGAGCCGCGAGGACCACCGGCGGGGACGCCGCCTGGTCACCGCGGCCGACTACTGCCATCGCGCCGGGCAGCCCAGGCGGGCGGCCCGGCTGCTGGATCGGGCGGAGACGCTGACCGGCGGGGACCAGCCGGCGTTGCGGGGACGCATCGCCTACTTGAAGGGCGTGATCTCCGTGCAACACACCGCCGCTCCGGATGCCTGCGCCGAACTGTTGACCGCCGCCGACCTGCTGGCCGGCGACGACCCGTCACAGGCCGTCAAGGCTCTGGTGGCAGCAGGGGAAGCGGGCCTGCACGCGGGCAACGCAGCCCTGTGCGCGCAGGCCGGCCGCCGCGCGCAGGCGCTGCTCAGCGGCTCGGCGAGGCGGGAGACAGAACCGGCGAGCCGATGGGCCGTCGATGTTCTGCTGGCGGTCGCCGATACGCTGCGAGGACGGCCGGCGACAGCGGTGCCCCGGCTGCGCGAACATCTCGACACGGCGCCGCAGACGGAAGATCCTCTGCTGCTCGCATGGGCATCGCACGGTGCGCTGTTCATCGCCGACGACGCCCGCGCGCGTGCACTCGCCGGCCGCGCGGTGGCGCTGGCGCGCACGGCAGGTGACACACCGGCGATGGTGCACGCGATGCAGTACCTGTCGTATCCGGAATGCTGGCTGAGCGGGCCGGGCACCGCGACGCTCACCGCCACCGAGGCGCTGCGGCTCGCCCGCGAGACGGGCCAGCTCACCTGTGTCCGCAATCTGATGGGGATCCTGATGCTCGCTGCCGGCGTCACCGGAGACACGGGGACGTGCGGGCAATACGCGGACCGCGTCGTCGGCGAAGGACAGGCGCACGGGCTGGGCCTGGCATCCTCCCTCGGCCTGTGGGGCTTGGCGCACCTCGATCTCGCCTCCGGAAACTGGGCCGAGGCGGCTGCCAAGCTTCGCCGACTGGTCCGTACGAGGCTCGGGCATCCCGGTGTCGCGATCGAGGCCGTGCCCAGCTACGTGGAGGCCGCCGTCCGAGCCGGGGACCCGCAGCGGGCCCAGCGCGCCGCGGCTGCTTTCGCCCCCTGGGCGGAGGCGATCGGCCGGGGGTGGCCCATCGCGTTGGCGGCCCGGTGCCGCGCCCTGCTGGGAACCGGCGACATGGAGCACGATTTCCGGCGCGCTCTTCGTCTGCATCCGGTCGGCGACCGCGAACTGGAACTGGCCCGCACATGCCTGCTCTACGGCGAGTACCTCAACCGCGAGCGCCGACGCGCGGATGCCCGCGCCCAGCTCCGGGAGGCGGCCGACATCTTCCGCAGACACCAAGCGCGGCTGTGGCTCGACCGGGCACGGGCCGAACTGCGTGCGACCGGGGACGACTGGAACTCCGCGGAGGATGAGGTCCCCGCTCCTGACGCCCGTTGCGCAGCTGCCCTGACCTCCCGCCAGCACCAGATCGTCCGGTTGGTCGCCCAAGGGGCGACCAACAAGGAGGTGGCGGCCCGGCTGTATCTGAGCCCACGCACCGTCGACTATCACCTGCGTCGCGTCTTCGAGCGCCTGGGTATCACTTCACGTGCCGACCTGATCCGCCGCTGCGGCGCCGGCAGCGCTTCCCACCCGTGA
- a CDS encoding TetR/AcrR family transcriptional regulator, with translation MVEPDSLARQPGALIRDRLIEAAVLEFGEKGYDRARVQDIARRAGLSTGAIYGNFRNKADLLAEAVDRGLAAAARKLVEELDRGAASTDLLKMVTTDLSDPRRRTWAPLVSEALSAARRDDEVARRVHSALRRAEARLTELVEFAQRDGSLAPEVDAAACARLVLCVSLGVDVLTAVDFEGPDRKAWTALVHRLFTGLAQVTGRTVTGGRRPAGGPSRQTSG, from the coding sequence GTGGTAGAGCCTGATTCCCTGGCAAGGCAGCCCGGTGCCCTGATCCGTGACCGGCTCATCGAGGCGGCCGTTCTCGAGTTCGGTGAGAAGGGTTACGACCGGGCGCGGGTGCAGGACATCGCCCGTCGCGCCGGACTGTCCACCGGTGCGATCTACGGCAACTTCAGGAACAAGGCCGACCTTCTCGCCGAGGCGGTCGACCGCGGTCTGGCAGCGGCCGCGCGCAAGCTGGTGGAGGAGCTCGACCGGGGGGCGGCCTCCACCGACCTGCTGAAGATGGTCACCACCGACCTCTCCGACCCGCGCAGGCGAACGTGGGCGCCTTTGGTGAGTGAGGCGCTCTCCGCCGCGCGCCGGGACGACGAGGTCGCCCGAAGGGTCCACTCGGCCTTGCGTAGGGCGGAGGCCAGATTGACGGAACTGGTCGAATTCGCCCAACGGGACGGCTCACTGGCCCCCGAGGTCGACGCGGCGGCCTGCGCACGCCTGGTGCTGTGCGTGTCCCTCGGGGTGGACGTACTCACCGCCGTGGACTTCGAGGGCCCGGACCGCAAGGCGTGGACTGCACTGGTGCACAGGCTCTTCACCGGGCTGGCTCAGGTCACCGGCCGCACCGTGACCGGCGGCCGGAGGCCGGCCGGGGGGCCTTCGCGGCAGACCAGCGGCTGA